TGATACAATTACTTTTTTTGTAAGATACAGGCAAAAGCAATATGGAAGGACAACTGTGAGTTTTTATAAAAGATTTGAGGAGAGGTGAAAATAGTGAAGATTGCTGTTTATCCTGGTAGTTTTGATCCTGTCACCAACGGCCATATCGATATTATAAATAGAAGTGCAAAAATATTTGATAAACTCATTGTGGGAGTATTAAAAAATCCAAATAAAACGCCTATGTTTTCTATTGAAGAGCGCATAGATATGCTGAAAAGAGTTACGAAGGATATATCCAATGTGGAGGTATTGGGTTTTTCAGGTCTTTTAGTAAATTTTATGAAGGAAAATAATGCTAGTGTGATTATTAAGGGTTTGAGAATGATCTCGGATTTTGAGTACGAATTTCAAATGGCGCTTATGAACAAAAAGCTAGATGACAATATTGAGACACTTTTTATGATGACCAGCAGCCAATATGCTTATTTAAGTTCAAGCCTTATTAAAGAAGTGGCCCAATTTGGCGGTTGTCTGAAAGGCCTGGTTCCCGATGAGTTGATACCTATCATAATCAAAAGAGCAAAATGACCTTTTATCTTATAGTGTGGTGGACTATATGTTTAATCATGTGGTATGAGATGCCTAAAAATAAAAATAGTAGAATTATAAAAATAAAATTGATTGACGAGGCTTCGAATTTTTTTAGCCATGAATTGTTATTGGTATAAAACACTGAAATATCAGGGTTTATATATGCCAAAAGGATGTACGAATAACCGAAAGCAAAAACGGCGTGCAGTATTTTTGATAGTAGAAATGGGAAATAGGATATGTCGGTTTTTGAAATTAAACTCAATATCTGGGCGTGAGCAGAAAGCCCTCCCCATGCGATTAAGGTAGCGGCTAATGCGACTTTATACATTTCATCCGCCTGAGATATGCTTATATTATATGCACCTACGGTGATCTCTACTATTCCGCTTAAAAAGGCAGGCATAATCCCCGTGACCTTTGATATGGCATATATAAAACCGGTGATGTTCAAAAGATGTATCAATACAGAAAAAAAGACTATAAATCCTCCTATCATGAGTATGGTATTTACTGAGCTTACTATGCTATCAGAGAGAAGTTCACCAAAAGGCCTTCCGTCTTTTTTTCTGTTTTCAATCATTTCTTTTAAGGCTTTTTTTAGATTTATTTTAATTTGGGTATGTTTTTCTCTTTTATTTTTATAAAACCTGAATATAATTCCTACGGTTAGGGCTCCGAGATAATTGGATATGATGATCACATAGCCCAGGAGAGGGCTTTTAAACATGCCCACTCCTACCGCTCCTATCATAAAAAGGGGACCTGAGTTGTTACAAAAGGCCATCAACCTTTCTGCTTCAGCTCTGGTACACAGCTTTTCTTCTCGCATTCTTGAAATAATTTTTGCGCCCATCGGATAGCCAGATGTAAAGCCCATTGCTATGGCAAAAGAACCGGCACCGGGAACGTTGAACACAGGGCGCATGATAGGTTCAAGAAGAACTCCTATAAAATTTACGACACCTAACCCGAGGAGGAGTTCAGAACCTACAAAAAAAGGTAGAAGTGAAGGAAGTACGGTGTTTA
Above is a genomic segment from Caldanaerobius fijiensis DSM 17918 containing:
- the coaD gene encoding pantetheine-phosphate adenylyltransferase codes for the protein MKIAVYPGSFDPVTNGHIDIINRSAKIFDKLIVGVLKNPNKTPMFSIEERIDMLKRVTKDISNVEVLGFSGLLVNFMKENNASVIIKGLRMISDFEYEFQMALMNKKLDDNIETLFMMTSSQYAYLSSSLIKEVAQFGGCLKGLVPDELIPIIIKRAK
- the ylbJ gene encoding sporulation integral membrane protein YlbJ, with product MGYKDKYENVLTTILIFLVTATIVLLIVFPKETLGAASAGVKLWLNTVLPSLLPFFVGSELLLGLGVVNFIGVLLEPIMRPVFNVPGAGSFAIAMGFTSGYPMGAKIISRMREEKLCTRAEAERLMAFCNNSGPLFMIGAVGVGMFKSPLLGYVIIISNYLGALTVGIIFRFYKNKREKHTQIKINLKKALKEMIENRKKDGRPFGELLSDSIVSSVNTILMIGGFIVFFSVLIHLLNITGFIYAISKVTGIMPAFLSGIVEITVGAYNISISQADEMYKVALAATLIAWGGLSAHAQILSLISKTDISYFPFLLSKILHAVFAFGYSYILLAYINPDISVFYTNNNSWLKKFEASSINFIFIILLFLFLGISYHMIKHIVHHTIR